One stretch of Sebastes umbrosus isolate fSebUmb1 chromosome 5, fSebUmb1.pri, whole genome shotgun sequence DNA includes these proteins:
- the LOC119488917 gene encoding growth arrest and DNA damage-inducible protein GADD45 beta-like, whose translation MTLEELIGSNSTDIKMETVSPALDALEALEELLVSAQRQDHLTVGVYESAKLMNVDPDSVVLCVLATDEEDEDDIALQIHFTLLQAFCCDNDINILRVSGLSQLALLLEDDSKDSNGNSTGTGTGTGTEPRDLHCILVTNPPVQPLQSQALQDISSFCEESRCRNQWVPCLDMQDR comes from the exons ATGACTCTGGAGGAGCTCATCGGATCCAACAGCACCGACATCAA GATGGAGACGGTGAGTCCGGCTCTGGATGCTCTggaggctctggaggagctgctggtctcAGCGCAGCGGCAAGACCACCTCACTGTGGGGGTCTACGAGTCCGCCAAACTCATGAATGT AGACCCGGACAGCGTGGTTCTGTGCGTGCTCGCCACcgatgaggaggatgaagatgacaTCGCGCTGCAGATCCACTTCACGCTGCTTCAGGCGTTCTGCTGCGACAACGACATCAACATCCTGCGGGTTTCCGGTCTGAGCCAgctggctctgctgctggaggacgACTCCAAGGACAGCAACGGGAACAGCACCGGAACCGGCACCGGTACCGGGACTGAGCCCCGGGACCTGCACTGCATCCTGGTTACT AACCCCCCGGTCCAGCCGCTGCAGTCCCAGGCCCTGCAGGACATCAGCAGCTTCTGCGAGGAGAGCCGCTGCAGGAACCAGTGGGTCCCCTGTCTGGACATGCAGGACCGCTGA